One window of the Trifolium pratense cultivar HEN17-A07 linkage group LG2, ARS_RC_1.1, whole genome shotgun sequence genome contains the following:
- the LOC123911202 gene encoding uncharacterized protein LOC123911202, translating to MDKEGAELQTVTVSMMSDSSLHNQSRRPSLSSLQIPTRTLESALSSSTKTDGPTLSSPGSTRGLPPRPHSTTKVKSSMRNLLSDRSFRTKTISQDSEKTVLIVPDTLSSSDNGPLDNKPSTSRSLSLNKILFPSSTKAAHSLPVTPIANSGAENLHGRNVGGDSELNKMKVNKHMTRSFSVPVNVKATNNLRPTDSRRLVRVISVRPHPATTDDNSTLSDSMQEIVIEDASEDIPEEEAVCRICLVELAEGGDTLRMDCSCKGELALAHQDCAVKWFSIKGNKTCDVCKQDVRNLSVTLLKISSPPTVVRQTLTASQQRAVTNYRIWQDVPVLVLVSMLAYFCFLEELLVSDLGSRALAISLPFSCILGLLSSMIASTMVSRSYIWAYACFQFAFVILFAHIFYSILNVSALFSVLLATFTGFGISISMNSLLTEYIRWKTNRQIQSANQNIISRQLQQQQQQQETQRQQHQLQRMQQEQHQ from the exons ATGGACAAGGAAGGTGCTGAACTTCAAACTGTTACAGTTTCAATGATGTCAGATTCTTCTCTTCATAATCAG TCGAGAAGACCTAGTCTCTCATCCCTACAAATACCAACAAGGACACTAGAAAGTGCATTATCTTCTTCTACTAAGACAGATGGTCCTACATTGTCAAGTCCAGGTTCCACTAGAGGACTGCCACCAAGGCCACATTCTACTACCAAAGTGAAGTCCTCTATGAGAAATTTACTTTCTGATAGGAGCTTTAGGACAAAAACCATTTCACAAGATAGCGAAAAGACAGTTTTGATTGTTCCTGATACTTTATCATCATCGGATAATGGTCCTCTAGATAATAAGCCTTCAACTTCAAGGTCCCTTTCACTTAATAAGATTTTGTTCCCTTCATCAACAAAAGCTGCACATTCGTTACCAGTTACTCCAATTGCAAATTCAGGCGCAGAGAATCTACATGGAAGAAATGTAGGGGGTGATTCCGAGTTAAAT AAAATGAAAGTGAATAAGCATATGACTCGATCATTTTCGGTTCCGGTTAATGTCAAGGCTACTAATAATTTAAGGCCTACAGATTCTAGGCGTCTGGTTCGTGTAATTTCAGTAAGACCACATCCAGCAACTACTGATGACAATTCAACTCTCAGTGATTCAATGCAAGAGATTG TCATTGAAGATGCTTCTGAGGATATTCCAGAAGAAGAAGCAGTTTGTAGGATTTGTTTGGTGGAGCTTGCGGAAGGAGGAGATACTCTTAGGATGGACTGCAGTTGTAAAGGTGAGCTTGCACTTGCTCACCAAGACTGTGCAGTAAAGTGGTTTAGTATCAAAGGAAATAAGACATGTGACGTCTGCAAACAGGATGTCCGGAACCTTTCAGTAACACTCTTGAAAATTTCTAGCCCTCCAACTGTTGTTCGGCAGACATTGACTGCATCACAGCAGAGAGCAGTGACTAATTACAG GATCTGGCAGGATGTACCAGTACTTGTGTTGGTCAGCATGCTTGCATACTTTTGCTTTCTGGAGGAACTACTG GTTTCGGATTTGGGCTCACGTGCTCTCGCAATTTCATTGCCTTTCTCCTGCATTTTAGGCCTCCTTTCTTCTATGATTGCTTCAACCATGG TGAGCAGGAGTTACATATGGGCTTATGCTTGCTTCCAGTTTGCATTTGTCATCCTGTTTGCTCATATATTCTATTCTATA CTTAATGTTAGTGCGCTTTTCTCGGTTCTTCTTGCAACATTCACTGGATTTGGAATTTCAATCAGCATGAATTCTCTACTAACGGAATATATTAGATGGAAAACAAACAGGCAGATTCAATCTGctaatcaaaatattatttcgAGACAActgcagcagcagcaacagcagcaaGAAACTCAAAGACAACAACATCAACTGCAAAGGATGCAGCAAGAACAGCACCAATGA